The following DNA comes from Candidatus Nanopelagicales bacterium.
CCTCATCAGGTCTTCTGCGCATGTCGCGTCCTGCGGGAACTGGGCCACGCCAATGCTGCCGGACAAGGCGAACTCCACACCGCCCACAACGATCGGTTCGCGGATTGCAGCCAGGATCCGTTCTATCGTCGCTTCCAGAGCGCCCTCAGATTCGTAGTCCGAAAGCACAACCGCGAATTCGTCGCCCCCGAGGCGGCCAGTTGCTTCGTGGGTGCGAACCACGGATTTGACGCGTTGAGCAAAGGCGCCTAGGACCAGATCGCCCGCTTCGTGGCCATCATGGTCGTTGATCTCTTTGAACCGATCGATGTCTATGCAGAGCAGGCTTACTTGCCGATTGCTTCGGCCGGCACGCGCAACATCGAGTTCCAGCGCCTCCCAAACACTCTTGCGGTTGAGCAAGCCGGTCATCGCATCGTGGCGCGCCTCCAGCAACCCAGTAGCATCCTGAACGACCGCAATCGCGACGCCTGCCTCGGCGCCTCCGCACAGCGGTCTCGAGTCAATGGTCACCCAACGCTTCGACCCATTCTGATGCAGGATGCGACTGACTGACCGAGCCATCTGCAGCTCGCCGGTCACCAGTTCGTGCCCCTCAGGCGCTGGCTGGCTGAGCTCGGAGATGCGCTGCCCAACCAGGCTGTCCGCGCTTCGGCCCACCCACTCTGCGAGCGTGTCGTTGGCCAGCACTATCTTCTCATCGGCATCCAGGACCGCGACACCGAAAAGATCAGTACTGAACACCGACTCGAAGACGAGCGAAGCCTGCGCAGCAGCGGTCTCCGCACCCCGCCGGTCGGTGATGTCCATCAAAGAGGCGACGAGCGTGACTCGTTCGTTGTCGCGAGCCTTCGTACCGGACTCCAGAACCCACCGCTGTCCGCCCTCCCGAGGGTTGAACCGGTAGGTGACAGACCACGCTTCATCCGCCGTCCGGCGGGCGGCCCTGACCGCATCTCGATCCTGCTCATCCACGCATTCATCGAGTAGACCAGGGCGAACGAGAACCTCCTCGCTCGTCCATCCAGAGAGCTGAAGAACCTGCGAGCTGACAAAGAGCAACTCACCCGTATCCACGTCCCGCTGCCAAACGACCTCCTGCAACGCTGAAGCAATCCGAATCAGGGATCCTCGCGCACGCTCGGCAGCGCGCCGCAAAGTCGCTTGTTCAGAGATGTCGGAAAAGGCCACGATCGCTCCCCGGAGCGCACCAGGGGCCGCGACGTAGGGAAGCACCTGCACCAGGAATGTCGCACTGTCGCCGGAACACTCGATGTTGACCCGGTCGCCGCCGCCACGAACGGAACGGAGAGCCTCGGCCAGCCCTGTCACTGGCATTGTCGTCGGCACATCCAATAACGCCCGACCGATATCGGCGGCAACGAGTGCGAAGAGCCTCACAGCCATTGGCGTGAAACGAGTAACGAGCAAATCGGCATCGAGCAAGACCAGGCCCTGGGTCAACAACTGCTCGATGTTGGCGAGGTCAGCATTCACTGCCTGGAGGTCCACCGCACGGACACGCGCCTCCCGGCTCAGATCTACAAGTTCATCATTGACCGCGTGAAGCTCCTCATTGGCGGCCTGCAACTCCTCGTAGGTGGTCTCCAGGTCCTCGATGGACTCTCTCCAGCGCTTCTGGCCCTCCAGGAGCTCGTGCTCCAACCGACGCAGCTCGTCATCGAAGGTCGGATCCCGGTCGATTTGACGGAGGGAAGTCACGTCCAAGGGCTCTTCGATGAACGACAAAGCGAACAGGGACCTGTCCGCCACTGTCAGAAGGCGAGCTTCAAGCCGCACGGGATTGTCTGCCCCGGCCAGCTCGATGGGCCGACCGGTGACAGACTTGGATCTCTCTCCCCCCCCCCGAATCAAGAGCAACAGCGCGCGGGCCTCGGACAGCAGCTCCGGCCGCAAGAAGGACTCAGCCGCGACCGAGGCCGGGCCCGGGGGTAGCTGACAGAATCTAGAAACATCCCCCACAACTTCGACCAGGTCGTGAGAGTCGTCCAGCACGACGCAAGGGTGCCTGAACGTGCCAACGAGCGCCTCCAGCAACTCCATCCTGCTGTCTCGGGCCGCATCCCGCGCGAGTACCGGTTGTCGCTTGAACCGCACGCCACTCCCTTGGGGAATCCACGCGGTCGAACGCCCAGTGGGCACGAAGACCGACGCACGTTTCTGCGTTCGCGAGAGAATCTTGTGCGCCGCATCCACTACTTCAAAGCTACCCAGGGCTGATCCGACGGACTCCTTCGCACCCAAGAACAGCAAACCGCCAGGCAACAGCGAATACGTAATCGACCTCGACGCACGCCCCTGGAATTCAGGAGTGAAGTAGATCAGGGTATTTCGGCAAGAAACCAAATCCATCCGTGGCAACGGCGGATCTTGGGCAATGTTGTGCCGCGTAAACACCACGGATGCGCGCAAGTCGGGGGAGATCTGGAATTCCGTTTCGCCCACGACCACGGAATCAGCACGCAACTCCTCAGGAATCTGACTGAGCGCGGACGCAGGGTAGACGGCCGACCGCGCGACAGTCAGACTCGACTCGTCCAAGTCCGTGGCGAAGATCTTCAGCCGGTCCTCAAGGTTCCTGGACTGCCCCAGGATCTTCGCGAAGACCATCGCCAGCGAGTAGGCCTCTTCACCGGTAGCACAGCCAGGTACCCAAACCCGCAACGGCTCTCTGGACGCGCGGGTGTGCACGTATGTTCGTATCTGGTCGGCCAAGGCATCGAAGGCGTCGGGGTCGCGGAAGAAGGAAGTGACTGTGACCAGCAGATTGGCCACCAGAGCGCTCACTTCGTCCGGATCCGATTCGAGCGTCGCGAGGTAGTCGTCGACGCTATCCTGCTCCCTTAGCAGCATCCGGCGAGCCATTTGCCTGCGCAGTGTTGACACCTTGTAGCCAGAGAAATCAATCTGCGTCTTGAGACGCAGGATTGAGCACAATCTGGTCAGGGCCGCTGGCTCATCCTCGACCACCTGATCTGCCGACACCCCGTCGCCGGAAACGCCTTTGGTCCGCGCCATCAACCACAGTGCGATGTCGGGCGGGTCCAAGACCAAGTCCACGGCACCTTGCGCAGTAGCGGACTGCGGCATGGCTTGGAACTTCGCCGACTCCGGCGATTGGGCGATGGCGACACCCCCCGCAGACTTGATCGCGCTCATGCCGATCGTGCCATCAGAGCCAGTGCCAGACAGCAACACGCCGATCCCGCGATCACCCCACTCCCGAGCGACTGACTCGAACAGGAGGTCGATGCTCGGGTGTGGACCCAGACGATCCTGCGGCTCGCTAACTCGCAGCCGACCATCGGACACCGTGACCTCACGGTTGGGAGCGGCAACCGCGACGACGTCAGGCTCCAAGGCTTGGCCGTTCGTGGCGACCACCACGCGCAACTGGGTGTCGTTGGACAGTAGATCAACCAGGACGCTCGGGTAGTCGGGAGCCACATGTTGGGCGACTACGTAGGCAGTCAGTGAGTCTGGAACAAGGTACCCAACGAGGCCCACCAGCGCCTCCAGGCCACCGGCCGACGAGCCCGTGGCAACTAAACGCTGCGGACCGGATGCGGGCTTCACGGCCCGACCAGCTCTTCGACTCATCTCTCGCCTGCCATCCCCCCTCCCCGCAGCCCCAGTCATTG
Coding sequences within:
- a CDS encoding chemotaxis protein CheB, which encodes MSRRAGRAVKPASGPQRLVATGSSAGGLEALVGLVGYLVPDSLTAYVVAQHVAPDYPSVLVDLLSNDTQLRVVVATNGQALEPDVVAVAAPNREVTVSDGRLRVSEPQDRLGPHPSIDLLFESVAREWGDRGIGVLLSGTGSDGTIGMSAIKSAGGVAIAQSPESAKFQAMPQSATAQGAVDLVLDPPDIALWLMARTKGVSGDGVSADQVVEDEPAALTRLCSILRLKTQIDFSGYKVSTLRRQMARRMLLREQDSVDDYLATLESDPDEVSALVANLLVTVTSFFRDPDAFDALADQIRTYVHTRASREPLRVWVPGCATGEEAYSLAMVFAKILGQSRNLEDRLKIFATDLDESSLTVARSAVYPASALSQIPEELRADSVVVGETEFQISPDLRASVVFTRHNIAQDPPLPRMDLVSCRNTLIYFTPEFQGRASRSITYSLLPGGLLFLGAKESVGSALGSFEVVDAAHKILSRTQKRASVFVPTGRSTAWIPQGSGVRFKRQPVLARDAARDSRMELLEALVGTFRHPCVVLDDSHDLVEVVGDVSRFCQLPPGPASVAAESFLRPELLSEARALLLLIRGGGERSKSVTGRPIELAGADNPVRLEARLLTVADRSLFALSFIEEPLDVTSLRQIDRDPTFDDELRRLEHELLEGQKRWRESIEDLETTYEELQAANEELHAVNDELVDLSREARVRAVDLQAVNADLANIEQLLTQGLVLLDADLLVTRFTPMAVRLFALVAADIGRALLDVPTTMPVTGLAEALRSVRGGGDRVNIECSGDSATFLVQVLPYVAAPGALRGAIVAFSDISEQATLRRAAERARGSLIRIASALQEVVWQRDVDTGELLFVSSQVLQLSGWTSEEVLVRPGLLDECVDEQDRDAVRAARRTADEAWSVTYRFNPREGGQRWVLESGTKARDNERVTLVASLMDITDRRGAETAAAQASLVFESVFSTDLFGVAVLDADEKIVLANDTLAEWVGRSADSLVGQRISELSQPAPEGHELVTGELQMARSVSRILHQNGSKRWVTIDSRPLCGGAEAGVAIAVVQDATGLLEARHDAMTGLLNRKSVWEALELDVARAGRSNRQVSLLCIDIDRFKEINDHDGHEAGDLVLGAFAQRVKSVVRTHEATGRLGGDEFAVVLSDYESEGALEATIERILAAIREPIVVGGVEFALSGSIGVAQFPQDATCAEDLMRAADTAMYQAKARGGDRFEHFQHSMTVLADRRLQIRQDMVKAVEDHDFEMYYQPIVAVDDSVWGVEALVRWNRGGEVVVASEFISATESSGQMRSLGTVVFGLLGTDVELMCAAGFGDVPISVNMSTTQLEDPALTSLLTAWPAATGMTNVVLEVTESVFLPNHSRARRVLERLTQFGADVCVDDFGSGFSNLSLLRELSPAFTKLDRMFLADPVAAEAGRTQGDAEVATELVDRAHSAQIALMTSAIEMGHALGAKVVVAGIETRDQRDLATRLGADFLQGFAIAEPMPMPELVRWLKDRSGTA